The Halomicronema hongdechloris C2206 genome includes a window with the following:
- a CDS encoding histone deacetylase family protein — protein sequence MSHLPVVYHPQYVAPLPTGHRFPMAKFGGLYHHLLQERVIEPTQVYQPGAPPLEWLTLVHGVGYVTAYCQGHLEAKAQRRIGLPWSPDLVQRTCAVVGGTILTAKLALRHGLACNTAGGTHHAFPDYGTGFCIFNDLAVAARVLLQQALVQQVLIIDLDVHQGDGTAWIFNQDPRVFTFSMHCAVNFPGTKQLSDLDVPLPAGMQDDAYLKTLMDYLPSLLQQVNPDLVLYDAGVDTHQADRLGKLAMSDAGIYRRDHCVLKTCARAGYPVACVIGGGYGDDMEALIWRHSLVHRAATAVFRELI from the coding sequence TTGAGCCATCTGCCCGTTGTCTATCATCCTCAGTATGTAGCGCCCTTGCCTACTGGCCATCGATTTCCCATGGCTAAGTTTGGCGGCCTTTATCATCACTTGCTGCAAGAGCGAGTAATTGAGCCAACTCAGGTCTATCAACCAGGGGCACCTCCCTTGGAGTGGCTCACCTTGGTTCATGGAGTAGGTTATGTCACGGCCTACTGCCAGGGCCACCTTGAAGCCAAGGCCCAACGTCGTATCGGTCTACCCTGGAGCCCTGACTTGGTGCAACGCACCTGCGCGGTTGTCGGCGGCACCATTTTGACGGCGAAATTGGCTTTACGCCATGGTCTGGCTTGTAATACTGCTGGCGGTACCCACCACGCCTTCCCCGACTACGGTACGGGGTTTTGTATTTTTAACGACTTGGCTGTAGCTGCCCGAGTGCTACTGCAGCAAGCCCTGGTGCAGCAGGTGTTGATCATCGACCTAGATGTGCATCAGGGGGATGGCACCGCCTGGATTTTTAACCAAGACCCTCGGGTCTTTACGTTCTCCATGCACTGCGCCGTCAATTTTCCCGGGACGAAGCAACTCAGCGATCTAGATGTGCCCTTGCCAGCGGGCATGCAGGATGATGCTTACTTAAAGACATTGATGGATTACTTGCCCAGTCTGTTGCAGCAGGTAAATCCTGATCTGGTGCTCTACGATGCCGGGGTGGATACTCACCAAGCCGACCGGCTGGGTAAATTGGCCATGTCTGATGCTGGGATTTATCGGCGCGATCACTGTGTGCTCAAGACTTGTGCTCGGGCTGGCTATCCAGTGGCTTGTGTGATCGGTGGGGGTTACGGTGATGACATGGAGGCGTTGATCTGGCGACATTCCTTGGTGCATCGAGCGGCCACGGCGGTGTTTCGTGAATTGATTTAG
- the trhO gene encoding oxygen-dependent tRNA uridine(34) hydroxylase TrhO: protein MAFIVATFYKFVPLSNTQELRSHLLSWGQALNLRGTICLAPEGINGTLAGDQPAIDQMLHQLRQHPVLADITPRTATTPTLPFERFKVKLKPEIVTLGRPEVNPIQQVGTYVSPQDWNALISDPEVLVLDTRNHYEVSIGSFQGAINPATDRFREFPAYVAQLNPTVHKRVAMFCTGGIRCEKASAYLLQQGFEQVYHLQGGILNYLETIPETESLWQGECFVFDDRVAVGHGLQPGIHQMCQGCGHPVSPEDQASPQYLPGHWCPHCL from the coding sequence ATGGCTTTCATCGTCGCGACCTTCTACAAATTTGTACCTTTATCAAATACGCAGGAATTGCGATCGCACCTCCTGTCTTGGGGCCAAGCCCTTAACCTGCGCGGCACCATTTGCTTAGCCCCCGAGGGCATCAATGGCACCCTAGCCGGAGACCAGCCTGCCATCGACCAGATGCTGCATCAGCTACGGCAGCATCCTGTCCTAGCAGACATCACCCCGCGGACAGCTACAACCCCTACCCTGCCCTTTGAGCGGTTCAAAGTGAAGCTAAAGCCAGAAATCGTCACCCTAGGGCGACCCGAGGTCAATCCTATCCAGCAAGTGGGCACCTATGTCTCTCCCCAAGACTGGAACGCCCTGATCAGCGATCCCGAGGTGCTAGTGCTCGACACCCGCAACCACTATGAAGTCAGCATTGGTAGTTTTCAGGGGGCAATTAACCCTGCAACCGATCGTTTTCGCGAGTTTCCTGCCTACGTTGCCCAACTCAACCCCACCGTCCATAAACGCGTGGCCATGTTTTGTACCGGCGGTATCCGCTGCGAAAAAGCCTCTGCCTACCTGCTACAACAGGGATTTGAACAGGTCTATCACCTGCAAGGGGGTATCCTCAACTACCTAGAGACCATCCCAGAAACCGAGAGCCTGTGGCAAGGGGAATGCTTCGTCTTCGATGACCGCGTCGCCGTGGGCCATGGATTACAGCCTGGTATCCACCAGATGTGCCAGGGCTGCGGTCATCCCGTTAGTCCTGAGGACCAGGCCTCGCCTCAATACCTGCCAGGTCACTGGTGTCCCCACTGCTTGTGA
- a CDS encoding class I SAM-dependent methyltransferase: MTRKTLNLDESLYTYLLDHSLREPESLARLRQETANQPMAQMQISPEQGQFMALLVRLMGAKWTLEVGVFTGYSALAVALALPPEGKLVACDISEDYTAIARRHWQQAGVADKIDLRLAPALETLDQLLVEGTRFDFAFIDADKRNYLAYYERTLQLLRPGGLMTIDNVLWSGRVADDTVKDAQTEAIRAFNQALYEDDRVDLSLVPIADGLTLALKR; the protein is encoded by the coding sequence ATGACCCGCAAGACCCTGAATTTAGATGAGTCGTTATACACTTACCTGTTAGACCATTCCCTGCGAGAACCGGAAAGCCTGGCCCGGCTGCGGCAGGAAACAGCCAACCAGCCCATGGCCCAGATGCAAATCTCCCCTGAGCAGGGGCAGTTTATGGCTCTGCTGGTGCGACTGATGGGGGCCAAATGGACCCTGGAGGTGGGTGTATTCACCGGCTATAGCGCCTTGGCTGTGGCCTTGGCCCTGCCCCCAGAGGGTAAGCTCGTGGCCTGTGATATCAGTGAAGACTACACGGCTATCGCCCGCCGCCATTGGCAGCAAGCCGGGGTGGCCGACAAGATTGACCTGCGCTTGGCACCAGCCCTGGAGACCTTAGATCAGCTGCTGGTTGAAGGGACACGCTTTGATTTTGCCTTCATTGATGCCGACAAGCGTAATTATTTGGCCTACTATGAGCGCACTTTGCAGCTGTTGCGACCCGGGGGGCTGATGACCATCGATAACGTGCTCTGGTCGGGGCGTGTGGCAGATGATACGGTGAAAGATGCTCAGACTGAAGCGATTCGGGCCTTTAATCAAGCCCTTTACGAAGACGATCGGGTTGACTTAAGCTTAGTGCCCATTGCCGACGGACTGACCTTGGCCTTGAAGCGATAG
- a CDS encoding SRPBCC family protein → MVLALERPPHLLVDVPHPSDHCLQALLRGQIVVDTYGYTEAGKAVTAQMYVPLMRSHLWEQLTHYSRWTQYFPNIVHSELLASHHRGSQGCRRLYQVGRKAFLMMNAQVEIYLNVFETLHRRIQFRFERGSFTDFAADLTLQDCQGGTLLTYSVQATPLIPVPGFLVEQAMRHDLPGNMEQMRRVLCRSC, encoded by the coding sequence ATGGTACTGGCTTTAGAGCGTCCCCCCCATCTACTGGTTGATGTGCCTCATCCCAGTGATCATTGTCTACAGGCGCTACTAAGGGGGCAGATTGTGGTAGATACATATGGCTATACCGAAGCTGGCAAGGCGGTGACGGCTCAAATGTATGTGCCTTTGATGCGATCGCATCTGTGGGAGCAATTAACCCACTACAGCCGCTGGACCCAGTATTTCCCCAACATTGTCCACAGCGAGCTCCTAGCCAGCCATCATCGTGGCAGCCAGGGCTGCCGTCGCCTCTACCAAGTGGGCCGCAAAGCCTTCTTGATGATGAACGCCCAAGTGGAAATCTATCTAAACGTCTTCGAAACCCTGCACCGGCGCATTCAATTTCGGTTTGAACGGGGCAGCTTCACCGACTTCGCCGCTGATCTGACCTTGCAAGACTGTCAAGGAGGCACCCTGCTGACCTATTCAGTTCAGGCCACTCCCCTGATTCCAGTGCCCGGTTTTTTGGTAGAGCAAGCCATGCGTCACGATTTACCTGGCAATATGGAACAGATGCGACGGGTACTGTGTCGTTCGTGTTGA
- a CDS encoding YihY/virulence factor BrkB family protein, whose protein sequence is MPMRRIRRALSVRAFIRFLRCLLTPKTLREVVRRTGEQRLPSLASEMAYNAILGLFPGILALLTAIGLVASLEATLMQLASRLSDVTPVEALTVIRNFTQEVNQGNSSRLFSLSFGFSLWAASGAVSAAMRALDEIHEVPRGQSRPFWKAKLVSLGLTLGTLLLLLVACALVFVSNWLVHRVAAQGGPMISLGLLHLWRWLSWPLALAIVAAAFVLIYRFGPSRWQPGKPLVPGAVLAALAWAGLSMGFRLYGAHFGHFNRVYGAVGAVIVLLLWLYLGSLSMLMGDQLNVTVGDDLRQRAVRRGLRPQGPGLPVAPPSFESFTIRRREDGASPKRWSP, encoded by the coding sequence ATGCCCATGCGTCGCATTAGACGAGCCTTATCGGTTCGTGCATTTATTCGATTCTTGCGCTGTCTCTTAACCCCGAAGACCCTCCGGGAGGTAGTCCGGCGTACGGGGGAGCAGCGGTTGCCTAGTTTGGCCTCGGAGATGGCCTACAACGCCATTCTGGGCCTGTTTCCGGGGATTTTGGCCCTGCTGACGGCCATCGGCCTGGTGGCCTCCTTGGAGGCGACTCTGATGCAACTGGCGAGTCGCCTCAGTGATGTGACTCCAGTAGAGGCCCTGACGGTAATTCGCAACTTCACCCAGGAGGTGAACCAGGGCAATAGCAGCCGACTGTTTTCTCTGAGCTTTGGCTTCTCGCTGTGGGCTGCCTCAGGAGCCGTTAGTGCTGCCATGCGAGCCCTGGATGAAATTCATGAAGTGCCTCGAGGGCAATCTCGACCCTTCTGGAAAGCCAAGTTAGTGTCCCTGGGATTAACCCTAGGAACGCTGCTCTTGCTACTGGTGGCCTGTGCCTTGGTATTCGTTAGTAACTGGTTGGTGCATCGGGTGGCTGCCCAGGGAGGCCCGATGATTAGTCTGGGATTGCTGCACCTGTGGCGGTGGTTAAGCTGGCCCTTGGCCCTGGCCATTGTGGCGGCAGCATTTGTACTGATCTATCGCTTCGGCCCCAGTCGTTGGCAACCGGGTAAGCCGCTGGTGCCAGGGGCAGTATTGGCGGCTCTAGCCTGGGCTGGACTGTCCATGGGCTTTCGCCTCTATGGGGCCCACTTCGGTCACTTCAATCGGGTCTATGGAGCGGTGGGAGCAGTGATTGTGTTGCTGCTTTGGCTCTATTTGGGCTCCCTGAGCATGCTCATGGGGGATCAGTTGAATGTAACTGTGGGCGATGATTTGCGGCAGCGTGCTGTTCGCCGAGGCCTACGACCTCAGGGGCCTGGGTTGCCGGTGGCTCCTCCGTCCTTTGAGTCGTTTACGATTCGTCGCCGAGAGGATGGTGCTAGCCCTAAGCGATGGTCGCCATGA
- a CDS encoding histidine kinase — protein MEATSQASQASKVPLKLLLFIDKRPSSSDHVRQIRQYLKSLEEHFHINLDVVDVGEHPYLAEHYRLVASPALIKIAPLPQRTLTGSDIVPQLQHWWPRWHQNAQAQVAPAADGASGDELVFYDPNDSIAHSAELMKLSDDIFRLNQVKEELEAQLRFKNRIIAMMAHDLRNPLTAASIAVETLEMGYGHQQEGTTKLSPELTNQLLKHVKTQIRAIDRMITDILQTARGASAELQIQPQDMDLKALCFDVLGAMKNRIREKQQRVQIDIPQDLPHVYADGSQIRRVILNLLDNAIKYTPLKGTVEVMALHRTNQKVQVTIHDSGPGIPEENRDNIFEERFRLQRDESQDGYGLGLALCQRILRAHYGQIWVDSVVNEGSYFHFTLPVYRA, from the coding sequence ATGGAGGCTACATCTCAAGCCAGCCAGGCATCAAAAGTCCCCCTTAAGCTGTTGTTATTTATCGATAAACGTCCCAGCTCTAGCGACCATGTGCGGCAGATCCGACAGTATCTCAAAAGCCTAGAGGAGCATTTTCATATCAACCTAGATGTGGTTGATGTGGGTGAACATCCCTATCTGGCTGAACATTATCGCCTCGTTGCTAGCCCCGCCTTAATTAAAATTGCTCCCTTGCCCCAACGCACCCTAACGGGGAGTGATATTGTGCCCCAACTGCAACACTGGTGGCCCCGTTGGCATCAAAACGCCCAGGCCCAGGTGGCCCCGGCTGCTGATGGAGCCTCTGGGGATGAGTTAGTTTTCTATGATCCCAATGATTCCATTGCCCACTCCGCCGAGTTGATGAAACTCTCCGACGATATCTTTCGGCTGAATCAGGTCAAAGAAGAGCTAGAAGCTCAACTGCGCTTCAAAAATCGCATTATTGCCATGATGGCTCACGACCTACGCAACCCCCTAACGGCAGCATCCATTGCCGTCGAAACCCTGGAAATGGGATATGGCCATCAGCAGGAAGGCACAACCAAGCTCTCTCCTGAACTGACTAACCAGTTGCTGAAACATGTTAAGACCCAGATTCGGGCGATCGATCGCATGATTACCGATATCCTGCAAACTGCGAGGGGGGCCTCGGCAGAGCTGCAAATCCAACCCCAGGATATGGATTTAAAAGCGCTCTGTTTCGACGTGTTGGGGGCCATGAAGAATCGCATCCGGGAAAAACAACAACGGGTGCAAATCGACATTCCCCAAGACTTACCCCATGTCTATGCCGATGGCAGTCAAATCCGGCGGGTGATCCTGAACTTGCTGGATAATGCCATCAAGTACACGCCCTTGAAAGGCACTGTTGAAGTTATGGCGCTGCACCGAACGAACCAAAAAGTGCAAGTGACCATTCATGACAGTGGTCCTGGAATTCCAGAGGAAAATCGAGACAACATATTCGAAGAACGATTCCGACTGCAGCGGGATGAGAGTCAGGATGGCTATGGCTTGGGATTGGCTCTCTGCCAACGCATCCTGCGGGCCCATTACGGGCAAATTTGGGTGGACTCTGTAGTGAATGAAGGTAGTTACTTCCACTTCACTTTACCGGTGTATCGGGCCTGA
- a CDS encoding glycosyltransferase family 4 protein, giving the protein MQPVLVLSWEFPPRIIGGIARHVAELYPELVALGHEIHLITVEFGQAPHYEIVEGIHIHRVAVPPASDFLGWIAHLNDSMGAYGGKLMREVGPFALIHAHDWLVGDAAIALKHHFQVPLLATFHATESGRHHGLHQPIHHYIHHKEWDLTYHAWRIIVCSHYMRHEVIQAFDCPEDKLDVIYNGIRLPGRASVSDIDLAAWRRRFAADDEQIVYYVGRLTFEKGVAVLLNAAPKVLWEMGGGVKFIIIGSGNADDLKRQAWDLGIWQQCYFTGFMAEQDLKHCQDLADCAVFPSLYEPFGIVALESFAARVPVVVSDAGGLPEVVRHGYSGIVTWANNADSLAWGILQVLQHPELARRLVNTAYAELQQRFAWPRLAGQTDAVYRRILSAVG; this is encoded by the coding sequence ATGCAACCGGTATTGGTACTGTCTTGGGAATTTCCGCCCCGCATCATTGGGGGCATTGCTCGCCACGTTGCTGAACTCTATCCGGAGTTGGTTGCCCTGGGCCATGAGATTCACCTAATCACGGTGGAATTTGGTCAGGCTCCCCATTATGAGATAGTTGAGGGCATCCATATCCATCGGGTGGCCGTCCCCCCCGCCTCTGATTTCCTCGGCTGGATAGCTCACTTAAATGACAGTATGGGAGCCTATGGCGGCAAGTTGATGCGAGAGGTCGGTCCCTTTGCCCTCATCCATGCCCACGACTGGCTAGTGGGCGATGCCGCTATTGCCCTAAAGCATCATTTTCAGGTGCCGCTGTTGGCGACGTTCCATGCTACGGAATCTGGCCGTCACCACGGTTTACACCAGCCCATTCATCATTACATTCACCATAAGGAATGGGATTTGACTTACCATGCCTGGCGGATTATTGTCTGCAGTCATTACATGCGACACGAAGTCATCCAAGCCTTTGACTGTCCTGAGGATAAGTTGGATGTGATTTACAACGGTATTCGCCTGCCAGGGAGAGCCTCGGTATCAGACATTGACTTGGCAGCTTGGCGACGGCGGTTCGCCGCCGATGACGAGCAAATTGTCTACTATGTGGGTCGACTCACGTTTGAGAAGGGAGTGGCAGTTCTCTTGAATGCGGCGCCGAAAGTCCTCTGGGAAATGGGCGGGGGGGTGAAATTTATCATCATCGGCAGCGGTAATGCCGATGATTTGAAGCGCCAGGCCTGGGATCTCGGCATTTGGCAGCAGTGTTATTTTACTGGATTTATGGCAGAGCAAGACCTAAAGCACTGCCAGGATCTGGCGGATTGTGCCGTTTTTCCCAGTCTCTATGAACCTTTTGGCATCGTGGCTCTAGAGAGCTTTGCCGCTCGGGTGCCGGTGGTGGTATCCGATGCTGGGGGCCTACCGGAGGTGGTTCGCCATGGCTATAGTGGCATCGTCACCTGGGCCAATAACGCCGATTCATTAGCTTGGGGGATTTTACAAGTGCTGCAGCACCCAGAGCTGGCCCGCCGCCTAGTCAATACTGCCTATGCAGAACTGCAGCAGCGCTTTGCTTGGCCTCGATTGGCTGGTCAGACGGATGCCGTCTATCGCCGGATTCTCTCGGCGGTCGGCTAA
- a CDS encoding phycobiliprotein lyase translates to MNVMDFFQLSTGKWRSQRTTHHLPFQRAETGDSEIEVEALAATHPKIIEICEFHQVDSSLAVGGALASWQGSMAWDREGENHEGTILFALVPDVDNRRQGRLLRDRGYLEIVPVIGRYHMDNEDGLVLSTEYETMSSVERLWFISPNLRLRAGIVKSFGGFSTASFCAETRIGSDQDNLTRTELMPENMQAAWQAQQPYSVWGW, encoded by the coding sequence ATGAATGTGATGGATTTTTTTCAGCTCAGCACTGGTAAATGGCGATCGCAGCGCACAACGCATCACCTTCCCTTTCAGCGAGCTGAAACCGGTGATTCCGAGATTGAAGTTGAGGCACTTGCAGCCACGCACCCCAAGATTATTGAGATTTGTGAATTCCATCAAGTGGATTCGAGTTTGGCTGTGGGTGGAGCATTGGCGAGCTGGCAAGGCTCTATGGCCTGGGACCGAGAAGGAGAAAACCATGAAGGGACAATCCTATTTGCCCTTGTTCCTGATGTTGACAACCGCAGACAAGGTCGACTGTTGCGGGACCGTGGCTATCTTGAGATCGTGCCTGTCATTGGGCGCTACCACATGGATAATGAAGATGGGTTAGTGCTCAGTACAGAATATGAAACGATGAGCTCTGTTGAGCGTTTGTGGTTTATCAGTCCCAACCTGCGGCTACGGGCAGGCATCGTCAAAAGTTTTGGTGGTTTCAGCACTGCCTCATTCTGCGCCGAGACCCGCATTGGCTCTGATCAGGATAATCTCACCCGTACTGAGCTAATGCCAGAGAATATGCAGGCAGCTTGGCAGGCACAACAACCTTACTCAGTTTGGGGTTGGTGA
- a CDS encoding Rieske 2Fe-2S domain-containing protein, with the protein MVTNFVKPDQKATGSNEILNKLREGHYFVLDNFTNKNILHEAVKKVILDGIEKFEGIKCRRLVEKNGLCKMHYYFPADKLADLDLHVKGSKRIKEIMLKLAFSVGKENLKISGEFFIEENPFAFKISYPHRVAINSTVTNEDYHVKYMELRNKIALEENRKWELRQKVEKFQGIGRLIEKVKTEVKTAFLKSIRFNRKQAFKQTYKGFARIAKQPYAAKIHQPHIDSWYGAPLDGISLWWAIEGAKENNGVVLYPNMLGEDIDFSVESETSYLPFGITVTKPEKIEVPDGSVLLFTYDMLHSSHLNISDFTRIAVIAQIYPKLQFNPDSLHERGTGFYSSEDISKGDWGNLIKVPMKDNLGVLHEGRRNPHVEKRISITVNSNFSEGKPIALCDSDTLGVGEKMLVSLRQERVVIIRNSKGLWAVNAICPHMGLNLIDGFHDENHIYCPGHAVTYCLMDGSSEGDLLKLKVYKTYDDNGKIFLQKVVN; encoded by the coding sequence ATGGTTACAAATTTTGTAAAACCCGATCAAAAAGCTACAGGTTCTAATGAAATCTTGAACAAACTCAGAGAAGGACATTACTTCGTCCTCGACAACTTTACTAATAAGAACATATTACATGAGGCTGTGAAAAAAGTAATCTTAGACGGAATAGAAAAATTTGAAGGGATTAAATGCCGTCGGCTAGTTGAGAAAAATGGTTTATGTAAGATGCATTATTACTTCCCAGCAGACAAACTGGCTGATTTAGATTTGCATGTTAAAGGAAGTAAGCGCATCAAAGAAATAATGCTGAAACTCGCCTTTTCCGTGGGCAAGGAAAATTTAAAAATCTCTGGAGAGTTTTTTATAGAAGAAAATCCATTTGCGTTCAAAATAAGCTATCCGCATAGAGTGGCTATAAATTCAACAGTAACGAATGAAGACTACCATGTAAAATATATGGAATTGAGAAATAAAATAGCCTTAGAGGAGAATCGTAAATGGGAATTGAGGCAAAAGGTAGAAAAGTTCCAAGGCATTGGCAGGTTGATAGAGAAAGTAAAAACAGAGGTAAAAACGGCATTTCTAAAATCAATTAGATTTAATCGAAAGCAGGCTTTCAAACAGACCTATAAAGGGTTTGCTAGAATCGCAAAACAGCCATATGCAGCAAAAATACACCAGCCACATATAGACAGTTGGTATGGAGCCCCGTTAGATGGAATAAGTCTTTGGTGGGCTATTGAGGGAGCAAAAGAGAATAACGGTGTAGTCCTCTATCCTAATATGCTTGGTGAGGATATTGACTTTAGTGTAGAAAGTGAAACTAGTTACCTTCCGTTTGGAATTACAGTAACAAAACCTGAAAAAATAGAGGTTCCGGATGGTAGTGTTTTGCTCTTCACTTATGACATGTTACATAGTAGTCACTTAAATATTTCTGACTTTACAAGAATTGCTGTTATAGCCCAGATATATCCTAAGCTTCAGTTCAACCCTGACTCACTCCACGAAAGGGGAACTGGTTTTTATTCCTCCGAAGATATTTCTAAAGGTGACTGGGGAAATCTTATTAAAGTACCAATGAAGGATAATCTTGGAGTTCTGCATGAAGGTAGACGAAATCCTCATGTAGAGAAACGGATATCGATTACAGTGAATTCTAACTTTTCCGAGGGAAAGCCAATAGCTCTGTGTGATTCTGATACCCTCGGTGTTGGCGAAAAGATGCTAGTTAGTTTAAGGCAAGAGAGGGTTGTTATTATTAGAAATTCTAAAGGGCTTTGGGCTGTGAATGCAATTTGTCCGCACATGGGGCTCAATCTGATCGATGGGTTTCATGATGAAAACCACATTTATTGTCCAGGGCATGCAGTGACTTATTGTTTAATGGATGGCTCCTCAGAGGGTGACTTATTGAAGCTAAAGGTTTACAAGACCTATGATGACAACGGTAAAATTTTCCTGCAGAAAGTCGTGAATTGA
- a CDS encoding HD domain-containing protein — protein MMAPDFDQFLQALAFAAHQHRHQRRKGAETLPYINHPIALVHILWHEATIQDPVVLTSALLHDTVEDTGTSFEQIDGQFGPEVGAIVRQLTDDKTLPKATRKQQQIDHAPHLCDRAKLVKLADKIHNLRDLRQHPPQGWSLERRRDYCQWAKQVVDALRGVHPSLEALFDQAYVQAMADLDSPAKMEAC, from the coding sequence ATGATGGCCCCTGATTTCGACCAATTTCTGCAGGCCCTAGCCTTCGCTGCCCACCAACACCGCCACCAACGCCGCAAGGGAGCAGAGACGCTGCCCTACATTAATCATCCCATTGCCCTGGTGCATATCCTCTGGCACGAGGCCACCATCCAAGACCCTGTGGTTCTTACGAGTGCTCTGCTCCATGACACGGTGGAAGATACCGGCACTAGCTTCGAGCAGATCGATGGGCAATTTGGCCCTGAGGTGGGAGCCATCGTGCGTCAACTCACTGATGATAAGACCTTGCCCAAGGCGACCCGCAAGCAGCAACAGATCGACCATGCTCCCCATCTGTGTGACCGGGCCAAGCTAGTGAAACTGGCGGATAAGATTCACAACTTACGGGACTTGCGACAGCATCCCCCCCAAGGCTGGTCTCTGGAGCGCCGTCGAGACTATTGTCAGTGGGCGAAACAGGTGGTTGATGCCCTGCGCGGTGTTCATCCTTCCTTGGAAGCCCTATTCGACCAAGCCTATGTCCAGGCCATGGCTGACCTCGATTCCCCTGCTAAGATGGAAGCTTGCTGA
- the leuC gene encoding 3-isopropylmalate dehydratase large subunit, which yields MSHGTLFDKVWELHSVGTLPSGQTQLFIGLHLIHEVTSPQAFAMLRERGLSVMFPERTVATVDHIVPTESQARPFADSLAEEMMQALERNSREHGIAFHSIGSGRQGIVHVIAPEQGLTQPGMTVACGDSHTSTHGAFGAIAFGIGTSQVRDVLACQTLALGKLEVRRIEVNGELRPGVYAKDVILHVIRKLGVKGGVGFAYEYAGSTIAAMAMEERMTLCNMSIEGGARCGYVNPDATTYEYLQGREFAPKGADWDRAVAWWDSLRSDADAHYDDVVVFDAAEIAPTVTWGITPGQGIAVDETIPTLEALPEDDRPIAAEAYRYMDLQPGQPIQGTPVDVCFIGSCTNGRISDLRQAAQVAKGRQVAAGIKAFVVPGSEQVKCQAEAEGLDQIFTAAGFEWREPGCSMCLAMNPDKLQGRQISASSSNRNFKGRQGSASGRTLLMSPAMVATAAISGQVADVRDLLSIPKGVGVMG from the coding sequence ATGAGCCACGGCACCCTCTTCGATAAGGTTTGGGAGTTACACAGCGTGGGCACCTTGCCGTCGGGGCAAACCCAGCTGTTTATCGGCCTGCACCTGATTCACGAAGTCACTAGCCCCCAGGCCTTTGCCATGCTGCGGGAGCGAGGCCTGAGCGTCATGTTTCCGGAGCGGACCGTGGCTACGGTGGATCATATCGTGCCCACAGAAAGCCAGGCTCGCCCCTTTGCCGACTCCCTGGCTGAGGAAATGATGCAGGCCCTGGAGCGTAATAGCCGGGAGCATGGCATCGCCTTCCATAGCATTGGCTCCGGTCGCCAGGGCATCGTTCACGTGATTGCCCCGGAACAGGGACTAACCCAGCCTGGTATGACTGTGGCCTGTGGCGATAGTCACACTTCTACCCATGGTGCCTTCGGTGCGATCGCATTTGGCATCGGCACCAGCCAGGTACGCGACGTACTGGCCTGCCAAACCCTGGCCCTGGGTAAGCTCGAGGTGCGTCGCATCGAGGTCAACGGCGAGCTGCGCCCGGGGGTCTACGCCAAAGATGTAATCTTGCATGTCATCCGCAAATTGGGGGTGAAAGGCGGCGTCGGCTTTGCCTACGAATACGCCGGCAGCACCATTGCCGCCATGGCCATGGAAGAGCGCATGACCCTCTGCAACATGTCCATCGAGGGAGGGGCTCGCTGCGGCTATGTCAATCCCGACGCCACCACCTACGAATACCTGCAAGGGCGTGAGTTTGCCCCTAAAGGAGCCGATTGGGATCGGGCCGTGGCCTGGTGGGATAGCCTGCGCAGCGATGCCGATGCCCACTATGACGATGTCGTCGTGTTCGACGCCGCCGAGATCGCCCCCACGGTCACCTGGGGCATTACCCCGGGCCAGGGCATCGCAGTTGATGAAACCATTCCTACCCTGGAGGCTCTGCCGGAAGACGATCGCCCCATCGCCGCCGAAGCCTATCGCTATATGGATCTGCAGCCGGGCCAGCCGATTCAGGGCACGCCGGTGGATGTCTGCTTCATCGGCAGTTGCACCAACGGCCGCATCAGCGATCTGCGGCAAGCGGCCCAGGTGGCTAAGGGACGTCAGGTGGCGGCTGGCATCAAAGCCTTCGTGGTCCCTGGCTCCGAACAGGTAAAGTGCCAGGCCGAAGCCGAAGGCCTGGACCAGATCTTCACCGCTGCTGGCTTCGAATGGCGAGAGCCAGGCTGCTCTATGTGTCTGGCCATGAACCCCGATAAACTGCAGGGCCGCCAGATCAGCGCCTCCTCCTCTAATCGCAACTTCAAGGGCCGCCAGGGCTCCGCCTCGGGCCGCACCCTGTTGATGAGTCCAGCCATGGTGGCCACGGCAGCCATCAGCGGTCAGGTGGCCGATGTGCGTGACCTGCTGTCGATCCCGAAGGGGGTAGGGGTGATGGGGTGA